The bacterium genome includes the window AATTCACCATATCGAATAAATTGCGGGCGATGGATTCGGCTTGTCCACGTTCTTCTGCTCCGATACCGGGATAAGCACCGGGCGTATCGAGTAGCGTCACAACCGGGATTCCAAAACGGTCGGCAACTTTCATCAAACGTAACGCTTTCCGGTAACCTTCAGGATGCGCCATTCCGAAATTGCGTAATAGGTTTTCCTTGGTTCCGCGTCCTTTTTGCTGCGCAATCACCATGACGTTGATACCGTCGATTTTACAGAGCCCACTAACAATAGCACGGTCATTGCGGAAACCACGGTCACCATTCAATTCGTAGAATGTAGTGTCCCATCGATTGATGTAGTCCAATGAGTAGGGACGGCGAGGGTGTCGAGCCAACTGCACCTTTTGCCAACGGGATAGATTGCCGAACGTTTTTTCCATCTCGCCCCGAAGTTTCTCTTCGAGCTTCTTGATTACCGGGGCTTTGTCTTCGTCGTCGAGACGGTTGTTATTCCGGATGCTTTCGATTTCCTGTTCGAATTCTGCAATCTTCTTTTCAAAATCGAGTAATACTTCCATTACTTCCTCCAGCGTCGTTTCAACGCCCGTACGGTACCCCGCCATCCGAGGGGAGATTTCCAATCGACTCCAAACAACGGTAGCGCAGAGCTGGGCGCATCTGCCGACAGAACTTTAAAATGCACACCTAACGAAGCCAATCGGTTCGCAATTGCGAATATTTCCGCATAACTGGCTCCCCCGGTGGAGAAAAAGACATCGGATATGTGTTCGTCCTCGATGATTCGTTCGAGGTCGTCTGTTGATCCCAATGGATCGAATCCGAAACTTAAATTTACCACATCATTACGGT containing:
- a CDS encoding acetyl-CoA carboxylase carboxyltransferase subunit alpha, which produces MEVLLDFEKKIAEFEQEIESIRNNNRLDDEDKAPVIKKLEEKLRGEMEKTFGNLSRWQKVQLARHPRRPYSLDYINRWDTTFYELNGDRGFRNDRAIVSGLCKIDGINVMVIAQQKGRGTKENLLRNFGMAHPEGYRKALRLMKVADRFGIPVVTLLDTPGAYPGIGAEERGQAESIARNLFDMVNLKTPTLTCIIGEGGSGGALALAVTDRVVMMEYAVYSVISPEGCAAILYRDASQAERAAENLKITATDLKKLGIIDEIVPEPLGGAHRDFDAAAKSLETVIGRNLRELMAIPTPDWREMRVEKYSKMGVFTVD